The Thermotoga sp. Ku-13t DNA segment ATCTTTCCGTCGCACAGAACGTGCGCGAAGTTCGCTACAGACATCATCTCTTCACGATGCGTGATCATTATCAGAGAACCACCCTGTTCGACGATCCTTTGAGCTACGGTTTTTATCATGTCCAGTGAGAGCACGTCTATGCCGGAATCTGGTTCGTCTAGGATGGCGTACCTTGGCTTGAGCAAGAGTATCGAAGCCAGTTCGACACGCTTCCTCTCTCCACCGCTCAGCAGTTCATCGACCATCCTGTTCAAATAAAGGCTGGGAGACAGACCCACCAGATGCAAAACCTCTTCGAGGTCCGCTTGTGTGAACTTCAACTTTCCACCCAGGGTGAGGTACTGTCTCACCGTCAGGCCACGGAACCTGACTGGTTCCTGCCACATCAGATGTATTCCCAACTTCGCCCTTTCCGTCACACCGAGATCGATGATGTCTCTATCATCAAGGAGAATCCTTCCCTCCGTTGGTTTGTAACCCTCCAGCCCCATGATCAGGTACGCGAGGGAAGACTTGCCAGCCCCGTTCGGTCCCAGAACGATATAGATTTCTCGATCGTTGAAGGTCAGGTCGATGTTTTTGAGGATGAGCTTCGAATCCCTTGCCAGGCTCACGTTCTGTAGTCTCAGCATTCTTTCACGCCCCATTAAAATTTTAATCTCCAGCCTTTACAATATATTGGACCTTTTAAGTCGGTATTGTTGCCTTACTCCAGATAGATGTGTGGTCCTTCCTGCCTGAAATCGCCTCTGAAAGTTTTCTCGTCCAGAGAAAGATGTGCATCCAGATCGTGGTAGATGAAAGCGCCAGTTCCGGCCGCAAAATGAACGCTCTGGTTTATCCCAAGACTGCTCTCGCCCATACAGCCTATCATCAACTGAACGCCCGCCGATTGTGCCAGATGAACTATCGCGAGCGCATCGCTGATGCCAGATTTCATCAGCTTGATGTTTGTCATGTCCACGGCTTCCTCCTTGA contains these protein-coding regions:
- a CDS encoding ABC transporter ATP-binding protein, which encodes MLRLQNVSLARDSKLILKNIDLTFNDREIYIVLGPNGAGKSSLAYLIMGLEGYKPTEGRILLDDRDIIDLGVTERAKLGIHLMWQEPVRFRGLTVRQYLTLGGKLKFTQADLEEVLHLVGLSPSLYLNRMVDELLSGGERKRVELASILLLKPRYAILDEPDSGIDVLSLDMIKTVAQRIVEQGGSLIMITHREEMMSVANFAHVLCDGKIIYSGSPEKVAKYYKNFCDVCDHTNIPVRK